The Penicillium oxalicum strain HP7-1 chromosome V, whole genome shotgun sequence genomic interval CCTTGCAATCATCCGCTTGAAACATGGTATCGATCGGTACTGGCGCAAGACAGCCACCCAGTATGTTCAACGTCGACATCACTCTTTGTTTCGCCTCGGCAAAGTACTAATCGACAGCGGCAGCGCCATATCCAAGGATGAGAAAGCACAGATTAAAAGCCGAGCTCTTGAGGCTGGAGTAGAAGAGCCTGCTCGTCCGCTCGCTCTTCAGAATGCTTTGATGGTGGCGAAGATCCTCCGATTCGAGTTCCCCCATGACTGGTGCGTCCAGCTTGCCTCTACCTAGTTTCGTAAATGCTGACTTTGAAGAAGGCCTGATGCCATTACCTCTGTCCTCACTTTCCTTCGATCCGCGATTCAACCTGGTGCCAATCCATTGCAACTCCCTCGaaccctcctcatcctcctccaaatcatcaaagaaTTATCGACTGCCCGAATTCAGAGAACCCGCGTACACCTGCAATCAGTCTCTCCCGAGGTTTTTCAGGTTCTGAGTAGAATCTACATTGATAAAGTTGGCCAGTGGGTTGGAATTTTTGAGCATGGAGGTGCAGATGAAGCGGCTCTACTAGAGGTTCTCGAACAAAGTCTCGTTTCTCTGAAGGTCCTCCGACGCCTTATCATTTCGGGATTTGAGCATCCAGCTCGCGATCAGGACGTGCAAAACTTCTGGCAATTGACCTACACGCAATTCAGTCAATTCCTGGCGTTGCTGGATGGTCCTGCTCAATTACCACAATTGGTACATACAGCGATAGAAAAACACATCCTGCAATTATCAAAGCTGCATGTCGAAATGGCAAAAACACACCCTGCGTCTTTTGCTCGATTCGATAATAGCATTGAGCTTGTGAAGTCATACTGGACACTAGTGGGGAAGTTGAGCGAAACATATACAAGTCTTGGGACAGATATCGAGGCGGAAGGGAAATCGCTTCTTGAGAAGGCCGGCTTGCGAGCATTGCTGCTGATCAGGGCTTGCGCCAAGATGGCATTCAACCCAGCCCAGACCTTCAAATATCAGAGTGCCCAGGACAAGGACGAGCGGAAGCAAGCGGTGGAACGCATCAAGACCCAACTTTTCACCGAAGATTTTGTGGTGAACGTCATGGAGCTGCTTGTGACACAATTCTTCAGGTTCCGAAGCATTGACTTCCAGGAATGGGAGGAAGATCCCGAGTCttgggagaagaaggaggaacAAAGCACCGAGGCTTGGGAATTCTCAATTCGGTCTTGCTCTGAGAAGCTTTTCCTTGACCTCGTTATCCACTTCAAGGACTTGCTCATTCCTCGGCTACTCCACGTTTTTTATACCTTCGCCAGTAAGTACTCTGCTGATCATCATTTCTACAAGCATCGAACTAAAACTTCAATAGCCACGGAGAATCGCGACGTTGTACTCAAAGATTCCTTGTATTCGGCCATTGGCCTTGCAGCTGCCAGTTTGGAGCAACACTTGGACTTCAACAGCTTCCTGGAGAAGACAATGGTCCCCGAAGTTCAGATTGCCGATCCCGAATACCGGCTTTTGAGGCGACGGATTGCAGTGGTGCTCGGCCAGTGGATGCCTGTCAAGCCGGGCGAAATAAACCGGGATGTTGTCTACCAAATATTTCAATATCTATTGAACAAAGACGATCCGCTCAACGACCTTGTTATTCGGATTACTGCGGGTCGCCAACTTCGAAATGTTCTTGATCCTTGGGAGTTCACTGCCCAAGGCTTCATGCCCTATGCTCAATCGATACTTGGCAGTCTCATGGCTCTTGTGCAAGAGGTGGATGCCGCCGAGACGAAAATGGGACTTTTGGACACAGTGAGAGTGGCCGTGGTCAAGATGGAACATTATGTGAGACGCCAATTCACCTGGAACGACGTTGAAAGCTTTGCTAATAGTTTCTAGATCGTCGGCTTTTCGGATCAGATCCTGTCGTTGCTTCCTCCGTTGTGGGAGGAGTCTGGAGATGAACATCTCATGAAGCAGGCGATTTTGACGCTCCTCTCGGCTTTGATACACGCCCTGAAGCAAGAATCTGCGAGATATCATGCGCTCATCCTTCCTCTGATCCAGAGCTCCGTTCACCCTGAATCGGTATGCAACCCTCGCAGATCGCCTGCCAAATCCCGATTCAACTAATCAAAGCGCGTTATAGGAAACTATCGTTTATCTTCTCGACGAGGCACTGGAGCTTTGGGCGGCCATCATTATGCAGACGCCGAGCCCCGCCTCACCTGAAATTATCTCTCTGCTTCCCTCCATTCTTCCCATTCTTGAAGAGGGAACCGATGCAACTCCCCAGGGTTTGCAGATTGTGGAGTCTTACATTCTCCTTGCTCCGCAAGCTGTGCTCAGTGACGAACTCCGGCTGCCAATTTTGAATTCTCTGCAAACACTTCTCCAGTACACTACGAAGCAGCGCACCGGAGTCGTGCCTCGCTTAGTCGATATGATGATCCGTGGTGCTGAAACTATCGACGGTGGGAGTGAGGCCAGCTACAGTGCAATCTCACAGTCCCTCCTTGAGAGCTCTTTCCTGCAATCACTCCTTGAAGGCCTTTACACCGCACACGAGGCAAGCCAGACCACTGGTCCAAACCGAAAGACCACCTACGTGGCCGGGGTCGTTGAGACAGACTATTACTCGGTTCTTGCGCGCCTTGCGCTCGCAAACCCCAAGATTTTTGCCTCGGCAGTCGCCACTGCGACCAGCTCCGCTGAGGAGCAAACCCTTACCTGGCTCCTCACCGAATGGTTCTCGCACTATGACAACATCGGCAGTGTGAATCAGAAGAAGCTGCATGCCCTTGCTCTGACGCAACTTCTCGCCCTTCAGGCTCCCTCATCCGACACGTCGGGAGCTacacctcctcctccataTATTCTCAATCACCTGCAGTCTTATCTCACTATTTGGACAGATATTATCACTGAGCTTGCCGAAGGTGGCACAGACCCCAATGCGGATTATCTTGTTTGTTGGAATGCTCCCGCTGGCTCCGCGACTGCTCAGCCCGAGGAACAGGAGAACGAAGATCCTGAAACTCGCCGCCGGCGCGAATGGGACAATGCGGACGCCATCCACCGGTTCCCGATGCGCGATTTCGTGCGACATCGCTTGCAAGAGCTCATCGTAGCATGCGGTGGAGCTCAGCGTTTCCAGGAAGAGTGGTTGCTGAATGTTGATGCCGAGGTGGTTGCAGCGTTTGGAGCGCTGGGTCTGATTTGATTCACTCATGCATTAAGATTAGAAAATAATCGACTCGATATCCATTTCACGTCTTCAGGGATTTTCAGACTGCATGCTAGCATCTGTATGATCGAATAGCGGAGACTAGCCTTGTCTGCAGTCGACGAGTCTAAATTTTCTATCTCCATATCCCCATGAACTACTTAACAACTAAGAACACTCCTCTCTTCATAGTTGTCAAGCCCAACTCTCAAGCACTTGGTCAGAAAGATACTCATTTAtttaataaaaaaaatttaaTCCAACAATAGACCAGACAAACATGTAAGATGCAATCTACTTAAATTGTAGATGAAAAAGCTTGACCAAGGAAAACGACAAACCAGTTGTGAACACAATGAGCCCCCAATCAACGCCAAACCGGCCTGAACTGAATCAGGACTTGCGCTTACAGCGCCTAATTCTGGTTGTAAGTCActaaccccccccccccccccccaacaaaTGAAAACAGACGCAAATTCCTCGAGCAAAGCGGATCAATGCGCTTAATGGATATCACGAAATATGCAAACGACTCGACAAAGCACCGAGTTTCGCCATACTCAACACTGCCCGGGGAATTGACGGCTGGTGACGGGGTTAGGGAAGACACCACCAGCGAGCTGCATCTGCATATCCCACTCGGGGGCTCCCTCGGTCTTCCAGGTCCAGTACAACCAGCCGCTACCTTTCTCATAGGCATCCAGTTGCCCCTCGATGAACTTGCGGATGTTGGTGCGCTCATCGCCTGTCAGAGTGTCCATGTTACCAAAGGATTTGCCGGCACAGCTACCGACCACCGAGCTGCCTGGGTAGGTTCCGTCGTAGCGAGCGCCAACGCCCTTGCCGTTCAAGTATTTGGCGCAATCGGTCATGGCGCCGGTCCACTCGCCAACAACAGTCCACTTATCAGCATGGAGGACGTGATCCTCGACGAATTGGCAAGTGTTCCTGACATGGGAAGTCGTGTCGAGCGTGAGTAGACCATTGTCGAAAACTTCGTAGTGGTGAGTGTCCATCATAACGTAGTAGAAGCCGGTTGAGCCACTCATGAAACCGTTCCACGACTCGGTTGGCATGAACCCATCGTGCAGCACCACGGCGGTCTCGGGGCTCGCCTCACGAGCGACACCCCAAGAATCGAAGTAATACTGCTGGAGGCCACTTTCGTTCACACCTCCAGGGATGCTGGGTTCATTTAGGGCTTCGATGGCGGTGACAACGTCGGTGTCTCTGGCGTATCGAGCAGCGAGAAGCTTGAGAGCATTCTTTGTATCTTCGACGTTGTTGCCTTGCTGCCAGTTGATTGCCCCTCGCCTACCGCTGTTATCAAAACCATTTTGAGATCCCGGAGCTGTGGATTGTGGGTCAGTCAACAAGAATgtgaaggggagggaagaaaaaaaagatatcaTTTTCCACTTACCACCATGCAAGTCCACCATGACTTTAAGTCCCGCCGCACGGGCCCAACCCACTGCAGCATCGAGGTATTCCAATTGACCGTCAACATAAGGCTCGTTGCCAACTCGGTTCACAGCCCAGTATCCGATGGGGATTCGGACGTGGTTCATGCCAGCCGCGGCAATCTGCGTGAAATCATCCTGGGTGATCCAGGAAGCCCAGTGTCCGCTGAGAGTGGAGCGGCACTGGTCAGCGCCAAGGGTCTCGCATAATGACCACTCGTCTACGGCGGCATCGCCAACATTCTCAAAAATCGAGGGCGTAATCCACGGCTCTAGAACGAGCCAGCCTCCGATATTGACGCCGCGCACCTTTGTGGCACCATAATCAAAGGCGATAGCACTATTTTTGGATTAGACTTTCTTCACAGGTCATGTGGTCATGCATGAAATGAAACAAAATGCATCTTGTCCACTTACGCTGTAGGCGCCGCAAGAGCCGCCGCGATAGACAGCCCAAGGAGGCTCTTCTTTGAATAAAGGGATGACATTTTCACAGAGTAGACAGAGGCAAGGGATAGGGATtggaatggaatggaatgattgatgaggatgatttAATCTCAATGGCATGGAGATCGTCGGGTATAAGTACACTCGCGTCAATGCTTCGACTTCCAATTAGCCGCGTGCGGCAATCAGTGCGATGTGTGTATTCGAGAACGGAAATTGTCATTGACAGGTCTCATCGATGGACCACTCAGGGCACTGCCATGAAGCATTCCTGGACCTGTCACCTTACAGTCTAATTTGTTGGCCAACCTGTCCATGATCTCCGGAAAGGGAAGGCGATCACCCCCCGGATGCAGGACACGGTGGGTCAGCACGCACCCCCGGGGCAAAGCGAAACGTGGGGCAGTCCAGTGCGAACAACGGCTTTTGATCGGCGACAAAAAGATGGCAACAAAGTGGACTTTCTGTGGAGGTTGATTGGCGTTGACAGGTATGAGTAGTAAGTACAGGAGAGGGGGTCGGAGGTACACTTCGTGAGCTAGATGGCACGAGATCTTAGCTGACATGGGCCCGTCACCAATACAATGGGAATCTTTTGTCTGACCTGAACACAGATGGAGTATGGATATTTTTCtgcatcaaaaaaaaagcatatGTTCGTCGCTGAAATGAATGTACCACGTCTTACTTCTCATCTCGTCCAAGTAGGTATGTACATCTCTACAGTCAAACTGGCAAACGGATCTTAAATTGTGACAAACTCTACCCCAGTAAGCATCGTCATGTCTGTAAACCATGGACCGCATCGGAATACCGCCAGTCGTTGCGAGAGATTCACGCCCACGACGATCTCCTCCCCACTCTCTCAAGTCGAACCAGACAATGCCATTGACTATTGGTGATCTGCAAAGGTTGCCGTTGAGAGGTATCCAACCGGGGGATGATTGCCGCAAGCAGCTTCCATTCCGCGCAACGATCCGCCACGTGTAGAGGAACCCAGCACATGGAAGATTAGAAAAATATTGTACAGGGAAAGACTTCCGAGTCAATCTCAGAATTTCCTTGTCAGCTAAAACGTGGGGCTTAACCACGGTCCATGGCTGGAAATCGGGATTCAAACCCTCAGAGAACATGCGACACAGGGCTCAACCAAATCAGTAGCCAAAGTGAAGATTCCATAGAAATCCAGGTACACCTATATTGATGTACGCGGCCATCAACCATGTGAAGTATCCGTAGCCTGATCTAGACATCTCGGATTGGAAGCACCATTTCCAACAAGTTCAGACGTCATTGTGTGAAGTGTGCAGTGTAATGGGTGTGGAGTTTGAGGTCTTCAGCGTGTTCCCAGTCCTGTTCTCGGTGCTACCGATCTGGGGTGCGTCGATGGGCATCCGTTGCGTTCGTTCGTTCCCTCgtctttgatttttgatttccagGCCTCAAACCAAAAATCGGTCTAGACCCAGACGACGTGACAGCTAGCCAGGCCAGCTGTCACCTCATTCCCCCGCTCATCAATCACTGGGTAAGAGACAAGGTAGGAGTTGCAAATTGTTGGTGACTCTGAAGATCACATGGAATGCAGCCAAAGAATGCACGTGGTCCGGTGGATGTCAATCCGCTGCAACGCCTGGACGGAATCTAGAATATGACGTACATCGATCTAGATTCGACCTGTAAGACGAGGCATTTTCTCAGCACGCCGGAATCTCTTTCGTGACCGAGGTCAGGATCTCCCACTCATGCAGCATTCTTCACATCGAAACGGTGTCTCGTGAGAGATGTAATCATAGATTTCTTGAATCGAAGAGAAGTACATCAAACACCACAGTCTGGGGCCGCAGATGCTCCGTCTTGGCGAGTCGCACGGGGCCCAAACTGTCCCTGCGGAGGTGCATTTATTGCCTCGATATATTTGATAAAGTTAAGATTGACGGCTGAAATCGGCAACCAGTGAAGCCACAGTCCTCGATCAGCCGCAGTCGGTCCCATTCATGTTGCACAGGCGGGCCAAAAGGTCGGCCGCAAGGAGTGTGTCTCTGTCAACGATTATATGTCACTTGGCAATAACAAAATTCTTGACAGCTCGTTCTGTACCCAACCATTGACCGTGATGTGTGCGTAATTTTCCAAAGTATCGCCGCTTGAAGTTGGTTGCGTGGCAAAGAATCAGCTCGTGTGATTTTCAGCCTGCGATGACTTTCAGGTGACCCTCTTAGCACCTCTACTACTTGACTGAGCAAATAAGCGCATCGGCTCCTTTCCTCAATTGGGGATGTGACACGGGCCAGTGCAATGCTCTCTCATCTCTTTGCACGAAGATGCTCATTGCCCAGCATTGGACTTTTTACAACCCTGATCTATCATGACTTGCTAGACTAGCCGAGCCGAGTTCCTGACCCATCGCGAAGTTGGCACTCGCTGCTTGAGAATTCTACGTGAGAACGATGACGTATCCAATGCCATTTCTCAGGGTGAGTTTCTTTCTCAAGCTGGGCAGCCCAATGGACGAAGCCTCTCGCAAATAGAGGAAACGCATCCACTTGGGCGATATAAGCGTGCAAGCATTACCATGGTTACCCGATGAGCATATCCTCGATGTGGATAGTCGCGAAATTACAACGATGAAGGACTTGCATGCCCGAGCGCGCCTCCCACCGGACCAAGATGCATCTCCCGCCATTTGGCCAGGGTTCGACCGCTCGATCGTCATTCATTGCGGGGAAATCTGGAGAGGCCTGATCAGCTTTAGAAGGAGCTCCCGGGGTGTTGGCGCATGACCGATATCACTCTTCCCACTCGCACCAATGATGCAGAGGCGATCGGCAGATCAGGGCTACGTcaatgatgaggagaagcaTCTCGTGCGCTTCTGATTTTTCAGTCCGGCCGCGGGGTGATTTTGCAGATCTTTTCCCGACCATGAATCGTCCAAGTACCACATCATGATGACTCGGGTTGGTGACAGACCGCCAACAGGTTGGAGAGCGGATGGCTTGCAATCAGGCTTGAGTGGCTGCTCACGACTCCCCGTCTGCTTAAATCGGTTAGCCACTTTTCCAGGACAGGGGCATGGAGCTCGATAGTTCTGACGGGGTGAGTATGCAAGGGATACAAAGCACGCAGGACAGGATTATGTGAACTTTCGATCTCAAGGGGTTGACTTTCTTGGACAACACTCGCGAGATCCCCGGTGCATAATTAAGGTCTACCCCGTCCCTCGACGAGGCCGGTCGCTTGGCTTGATCGCTAGCCATGCGGAAGCACGGGTCAAATTGCACCTGTGCCTGTGCCTGTGCCTGTGCCTCTCCCTATCCCGTAAGCTTTTCGGAGGCTGTCGCTCAGCACGGGTCGGAAAGCAACCATGACCAAGGTTGCTCGTTCTCTGCACGGCTCGTGTGCTGCTTTGATTCGTCGCACGACCACCGCTACTCCTGACCTGGAGGCTGACTGTGAATTTTGATGTCAAGTCTGTCAGCCATCGACGATGTGTGGAGAAAGGTAGCATCGGCTTGGCGTCATGGATGGTCAACCGCGGCTGGGTGCTCAGACTCTGTGTTGATCGTTCTATCGACTGATTCGAGCATTTGTCTTTCAAAGCTCGACAGGGCAACCTCTTCCCCATCCTGCGATCCAGGGTGACTCCACTTATCTTGCATATCTAATATCGCCCTGATGTGCCTCGCACTGATACGCGAGCCAGGCCATTCCAGGTCCTTCGCCTccattttcctccccccccccagccTTTAGCCTTTACCCACCATGGAGCACCGACAAGCGCACGATTTAAAGCGAAATCATCGCGGAAGAGCTGAACTGCCAACCATGATTCAAACATCCTCCATCCTCGTAGCATCTCACTAGCGGTGATTCCACTCAGTGCCTCTCTCCGTATAGAAAACATAGCACCTCGGGGTCACTGCCTGGATTAGCCTAGGGATCGCTTTCAAGGATGTCCGGCGCACTGGTCACCTGAAGGATGCAGAGGACTTGAAGGGGGTCTCATTCACACCCACCCGACTCTCCGCCAAGCGACCAGGTAGGAATGGCGGAAAGGCTCCGCAAGCTTGGCTCTGTTCAAGGGTAACAAGTAAGTAAAACTATAAAGCTAGAAGAAGGTTCTGCTGCGCAAAGCTGGGCAGAAGAAAcaaatttttttcttggagGAGAGCTACGATTATCATTTGATTCCATCGCCGCCCActaaaaagaaagaaggaaacaCCCTTTCGCTCTCAGTGGCCATGCAGCTTGTCAGGAGCATCGTATTTTCGCTACTGGCAGCGTCCAGTCTTGCCATACCAAGAAATATTGATGTCCAAAAACCGGCGATTCAGTCTGGGCCAACGCAATATAGTCTGAAGCAACCGCCTCTGACGACACCATGGACAGATCAGGTGGGAACGAATCCGTGGCCTGAATACCCTCGGCCACAAATGCAGAGAACTCAATGGCAGAATCTCAATGGAATCTGGCAATACAGACG includes:
- a CDS encoding putative glucan 1,3-beta-glucosidase A encodes the protein MSSLYSKKSLLGLSIAAALAAPTAAIAFDYGATKVRGVNIGGWLVLEPWITPSIFENVGDAAVDEWSLCETLGADQCRSTLSGHWASWITQDDFTQIAAAGMNHVRIPIGYWAVNRVGNEPYVDGQLEYLDAAVGWARAAGLKVMVDLHGAPGSQNGFDNSGRRGAINWQQGNNVEDTKNALKLLAARYARDTDVVTAIEALNEPSIPGGVNESGLQQYYFDSWGVAREASPETAVVLHDGFMPTESWNGFMSGSTGFYYVMMDTHHYEVFDNGLLTLDTTSHVRNTCQFVEDHVLHADKWTVVGEWTGAMTDCAKYLNGKGVGARYDGTYPGSSVVGSCAGKSFGNMDTLTGDERTNIRKFIEGQLDAYEKGSGWLYWTWKTEGAPEWDMQMQLAGGVFPNPVTSRQFPGQC